A region of the Microbulbifer pacificus genome:
CAGTTCCGTTGGCTATTGCGGATTCTCTCACCCGGAGTATCAATATTCTGCGCTAAGGCTTCTGCCTGTCGCTATCGCTTGCCCGCAGGAGTTACTCCACCGTGGGAGGCTCATCTATTGGCGCCGGGTCTCGCGCATTCGGCGTCGGATACTTTGATTTTCTTTTCCATCGCGGGGGAATTGCCTATCATTCATGAATGGATAGTCAATTTCAGTCTCCAATTGTACGGACAGCTAAGGTCGGAAGTATGGATAAGGCAAAGGAAAAGGTTCAGCGTTTTCGGGCGCGGGAGCAGCGTATCCTGGATGCGGCACTGGAGCTGCTCCTGGAGCACGGTGAGGAAAAGGTCACCGTGGAGCAGATCGCCGAGCGGGTAGATATCGGCAAGGGCACGATCTACAAGCATTTCATCTCGAAAACAGAGATTTACATGCGTTTATTGATGGACTACGAGAAGTCTCTCACCGAGCGTATCAAGGTCGCCGTGGCAACCGCCGAGCAGGGTGATATTACAGCGCCGGCGCGGGCTTATTTTGAGTCGCGCATGGCAGACCCGGGTCGGGATCGTCTGTTTCAGAGGCTGGAAGAGAAGATAATTGCCCTGAACCTTGCACCGGAGATGATCGCGGAGCTGCATGCACTGCGTAACTCCAACGCTTCGGCCCTGAATCGGGTCTTCGAGCGCCGGATGGAGCAGGGTGTCCTAAAGAAGGTGCCGGCTTATTACTACTATTCGACCTATTGGGCCCTGGTTCAGGGGGCGGTGGAGTTGTATCACTCCAAGTCCTTCGCCGAC
Encoded here:
- a CDS encoding TetR/AcrR family transcriptional regulator, translating into MDKAKEKVQRFRAREQRILDAALELLLEHGEEKVTVEQIAERVDIGKGTIYKHFISKTEIYMRLLMDYEKSLTERIKVAVATAEQGDITAPARAYFESRMADPGRDRLFQRLEEKIIALNLAPEMIAELHALRNSNASALNRVFERRMEQGVLKKVPAYYYYSTYWALVQGAVELYHSKSFADVIEDRAGLMEFIMDVGVHIGDMSGRRGQSQSSQEPSSQSSHNPSSTPGSSFG